One Nonomuraea angiospora DNA segment encodes these proteins:
- a CDS encoding M4 family metallopeptidase, whose amino-acid sequence MKRKALLAVVGVATATTLALQTPPANAAPPGAAPQQQQQTARVGDPASLAAQVADKAVSSQLDELTRGPDEAYSRVAVTPGAADMFYVSYERTYKGLPMVGGDAVVVTDAAGNVRDTVAATGPTPGDVPTRATVSAGKATEVARTKLSRVDDTAAPRLVVLAWGEKPRLAWDAMVSGIADGKPSIQHVFVDARTGEIADSYDLVRAGTGNGYYYGQVTIGTSGSGSSYSMTDTSRPGIQCGGQNGSAYTGTDDAWGNASGTNLETACVDALYSVQREWDMLRDWLGRNGINGSGRGFPARVGLADVNAYWNGSYTNFGHSQDNARQATPIDVVAHEFGHAIFQTTPGGAGSGNENGGINEGTGDIFGALTEAYAANPNDPADYLVGEEVDLVGDGPIRNMYNPSALGDPNCYSSSIPSTEVHAAAGPLNHWFYLLAEGNNPGGGKPSSPICSGGPSSVTGVGIQNAGKIYMGALARKTSSWRYTNVRAASVAAAIELFGANSAQCNTTKAAWSAVSVAAASGEPACGTSTSDFSISLSPASGSAAPGGQATVTVGTQTTSGSAQTVSLSASGLPSGTTASFSPSSVTSGNSSTLTLSVGSSTAAGTYNITVTGAGSTSHTATYALTVSSNPPTRDFSISLSPTSGTVQAGSAATTTISTATTAGTAQTVNLSASGLPTGATAAFNPASVTSGASSTLTVSTAPTTPAGSYTVTVTGTGVTGTHTATYALTVQSTSGGRTFTNDTNYPITDFNNTQSSITSTATGTATTPVKISITISHTCAEDLDIWVRGPSGTWYAVDRYGGTTCTQYGTRTFSVPVSQQAAGTWVLDIEDVYAGDTGFIDSWSITV is encoded by the coding sequence GTGAAACGCAAAGCCTTACTCGCGGTCGTCGGCGTGGCCACGGCCACGACACTGGCGTTACAGACGCCGCCCGCGAACGCCGCCCCTCCGGGAGCCGCACCGCAGCAGCAGCAGCAGACGGCGCGCGTGGGTGACCCCGCCTCGCTCGCCGCACAGGTGGCCGACAAGGCCGTCTCCAGCCAGCTCGACGAGCTCACCCGGGGCCCCGACGAGGCCTACAGCCGCGTGGCGGTCACCCCGGGCGCGGCCGACATGTTCTACGTGTCGTACGAGCGCACCTACAAGGGCCTGCCGATGGTCGGCGGCGACGCCGTCGTGGTCACCGACGCGGCGGGGAACGTCCGGGACACGGTCGCGGCGACGGGCCCGACCCCGGGCGACGTGCCGACCAGGGCCACGGTCAGCGCCGGCAAGGCCACCGAGGTCGCCAGGACGAAGCTCTCGCGCGTGGACGACACCGCGGCGCCCCGCCTGGTCGTGCTGGCCTGGGGCGAGAAGCCGAGACTGGCCTGGGACGCCATGGTCAGCGGCATCGCCGACGGCAAGCCGAGCATCCAGCACGTGTTCGTGGACGCGCGTACCGGTGAGATCGCCGACTCGTACGACCTCGTACGCGCCGGCACCGGCAACGGCTACTACTACGGCCAGGTCACCATCGGTACGAGCGGCTCCGGCAGCTCGTACTCGATGACCGACACCTCCAGGCCCGGCATCCAGTGCGGCGGCCAGAACGGCAGCGCCTACACCGGCACCGACGACGCGTGGGGCAACGCCTCCGGCACCAACCTGGAGACCGCCTGCGTGGACGCGCTCTACAGCGTGCAGCGCGAGTGGGACATGCTGCGCGACTGGCTGGGCCGCAACGGCATCAACGGCAGCGGCCGCGGCTTCCCGGCGCGGGTCGGGCTCGCCGACGTGAACGCCTACTGGAACGGCAGCTACACCAACTTCGGCCACAGCCAGGACAACGCCCGGCAGGCGACCCCGATCGACGTCGTGGCGCACGAGTTCGGGCACGCGATCTTCCAGACCACGCCGGGCGGCGCCGGATCGGGCAACGAGAACGGCGGCATCAACGAGGGCACCGGTGACATCTTCGGCGCGCTCACCGAGGCGTACGCCGCCAACCCGAACGACCCGGCCGACTACCTGGTCGGCGAGGAGGTCGACCTGGTCGGCGACGGGCCGATCCGCAACATGTACAACCCGAGCGCGCTCGGCGACCCGAACTGCTACTCCTCCTCGATCCCGAGCACCGAGGTGCACGCGGCGGCGGGTCCGCTGAACCACTGGTTCTACCTGCTGGCCGAGGGCAACAACCCCGGCGGCGGCAAGCCGTCCAGCCCGATCTGCTCCGGCGGCCCCTCGTCGGTCACCGGCGTCGGCATCCAGAACGCGGGCAAGATCTACATGGGCGCGCTGGCCCGCAAGACCTCGTCCTGGCGCTACACGAACGTCCGCGCCGCCTCGGTCGCGGCCGCGATCGAGCTGTTCGGCGCCAACAGCGCCCAGTGCAACACCACCAAGGCGGCGTGGAGCGCGGTCAGCGTGGCGGCGGCCTCGGGCGAGCCCGCGTGCGGCACCTCGACCAGCGACTTCTCGATCTCGCTCAGCCCGGCCTCCGGCAGCGCGGCGCCCGGCGGTCAGGCGACGGTCACGGTCGGCACGCAGACCACCTCCGGCAGCGCGCAGACCGTGAGCCTGAGCGCGTCGGGGCTGCCCAGCGGCACCACGGCGAGCTTCAGCCCGTCGTCGGTGACCTCGGGCAACTCCTCGACGCTGACGCTCTCGGTCGGCTCGTCGACGGCGGCGGGCACGTACAACATCACCGTCACGGGGGCCGGCTCGACGTCGCATACGGCGACGTACGCGCTCACCGTCAGCTCGAACCCGCCGACGCGTGACTTCTCGATCTCGCTCAGCCCGACGTCCGGCACGGTGCAGGCGGGCTCGGCGGCCACCACCACGATCAGCACCGCCACCACGGCGGGCACCGCCCAGACGGTGAACCTGTCCGCCAGCGGCCTGCCGACCGGCGCCACGGCCGCGTTCAACCCGGCCTCGGTGACCTCGGGCGCCTCGTCCACGCTGACGGTCTCGACCGCGCCCACCACACCGGCCGGCAGCTACACCGTCACGGTGACGGGCACCGGCGTGACGGGCACGCACACGGCGACGTACGCGCTGACCGTCCAGAGCACCTCGGGCGGCCGGACGTTCACCAACGACACCAACTATCCGATCACCGACTTCAACAACACCCAGAGCTCGATCACCTCCACCGCGACGGGCACCGCGACCACACCGGTCAAGATCTCGATCACGATCAGCCACACGTGCGCGGAGGACCTCGACATCTGGGTACGCGGGCCGAGCGGCACCTGGTACGCGGTCGACAGGTACGGCGGCACGACCTGCACGCAGTACGGCACCAGGACGTTCTCCGTCCCGGTGAGCCAGCAGGCGGCGGGCACCTGGGTGCTCGACATCGAGGACGTCTACGCCGGTGACACCGGCTTCATCGACTCCTGGAGCATCACCGTCTAG
- a CDS encoding SAM-dependent methyltransferase, producing MTELERVPPGVDPTVPSSARVYDYLLGGKDNLAVDRAVAEKLLAVAPDTRLVARANRKFQVEAVRHLAKQGLRQFIDLGTGIPTSPSIHETVRSVNPACRVVYVDYDPVVRLHAQVLLADSPGVASIQADLRRPEDVLSDPSVTGLIDFEQPVCVLMVGVLHYVMDEEDPGGIVAAFRKRMVPGSCLVATHGMAESDPEAIAQLTMATAGTPAQARFRTREEVLELFDGFELMEPGLVPVQDWHLGDDEPHIPLLDGTPQLRIDGGVGLLRA from the coding sequence GTGACCGAGCTAGAACGCGTTCCGCCCGGAGTGGACCCGACGGTTCCCAGCTCCGCCCGGGTGTACGACTATCTGCTCGGCGGCAAGGACAACCTCGCGGTCGACCGGGCAGTGGCGGAGAAGCTCCTCGCGGTCGCCCCGGACACCCGCCTGGTGGCCAGGGCCAACCGTAAGTTCCAGGTCGAGGCCGTCCGCCATCTGGCGAAGCAGGGCCTGCGGCAGTTCATCGATCTGGGCACCGGCATCCCCACCTCGCCCAGCATCCACGAGACCGTCCGCTCGGTGAACCCGGCCTGCCGGGTGGTCTATGTGGACTACGACCCGGTGGTGCGGCTGCACGCGCAGGTGCTGCTCGCCGACTCGCCGGGCGTCGCCAGCATCCAGGCCGATCTGCGCCGCCCCGAAGACGTGCTCTCCGACCCCAGCGTCACCGGCCTGATCGACTTCGAGCAGCCGGTGTGCGTGCTGATGGTCGGGGTGCTCCACTACGTGATGGACGAAGAGGACCCCGGCGGCATCGTGGCCGCCTTCAGGAAGCGCATGGTGCCGGGCAGCTGTCTGGTGGCCACCCATGGGATGGCGGAGAGCGACCCCGAGGCGATCGCCCAGCTCACGATGGCGACGGCCGGCACCCCCGCGCAGGCGCGGTTCCGGACGCGGGAGGAGGTGCTGGAGTTGTTCGACGGGTTCGAGCTGATGGAGCCGGGTCTGGTGCCCGTCCAGGACTGGCACCTCGGCGACGACGAGCCCCACATCCCCCTGCTGGACGGCACCCCGCAGCTGCGCATCGACGGCGGGGTCGGCCTGCTCAGAGCTTGA
- a CDS encoding FAD-dependent monooxygenase: protein MKNTNVLISGASIGGPALALQLSRYGFNVTVVEKAPSLRAGGQAVDFKGHTHRTVLTRMGVLKDIEALQTGGSDQVIVDADGHKLTVIPGEFTGGEIEIKRGDLSRVFYEKTAASCEYVFGDSITSLTETPSGVHVTFERSAPRTFDLVVGADGIHSNVRRLAFGPEADYVKHLGYYYALVGVEGDFGTVSKMYNEPGRMAAVGGPKAPAFFVFASERLDYDRYDMRQQKDLLTRAYAGLGWQGPALMEAVRRSPDVYLDSISQVSIDRYSQGRVVLLGDAAYGNTLAGFGTGLAVVGAYVLAGELKRAGGDHRVAFAQYEEQMRGYAKIAKNGNAGPFLAPRTPRGIRMRNWIFKYNFLFGWMMKMTDKFANDIALKEY, encoded by the coding sequence ATGAAGAACACCAACGTCCTCATCTCCGGCGCCAGCATCGGCGGCCCCGCCCTCGCCCTCCAGCTCTCCCGCTACGGCTTCAACGTCACCGTCGTCGAGAAGGCCCCGTCGCTTCGCGCCGGCGGCCAGGCCGTCGACTTCAAGGGCCACACCCACCGCACCGTCCTGACCCGCATGGGAGTGCTCAAGGACATCGAGGCGCTCCAGACCGGCGGCTCCGACCAGGTGATCGTCGACGCGGACGGCCACAAGCTGACGGTCATCCCCGGCGAGTTCACCGGCGGCGAGATCGAGATCAAGCGCGGCGACCTGTCCAGGGTCTTCTACGAGAAGACCGCCGCGAGCTGCGAGTACGTCTTCGGCGACTCGATCACCTCGCTCACCGAGACCCCCAGCGGCGTGCACGTCACCTTCGAACGCTCCGCCCCCCGCACGTTCGACCTGGTGGTGGGGGCGGACGGCATCCACTCCAACGTCCGCCGCCTCGCCTTCGGCCCCGAGGCCGACTACGTCAAGCACCTCGGCTACTACTACGCCCTGGTCGGCGTCGAGGGGGACTTCGGCACGGTCTCGAAGATGTACAACGAGCCCGGCAGGATGGCCGCCGTCGGCGGGCCGAAGGCGCCCGCGTTCTTCGTCTTCGCCTCCGAGCGCCTCGACTACGACCGGTACGACATGCGGCAGCAGAAGGACCTGCTGACCCGCGCATACGCGGGCCTGGGCTGGCAGGGACCGGCGCTCATGGAGGCGGTGCGCCGCTCCCCGGACGTCTACCTCGACTCCATCAGCCAGGTCTCCATCGACCGCTACAGCCAGGGCCGCGTAGTGCTGCTCGGCGACGCCGCGTACGGCAACACCCTGGCCGGATTCGGCACGGGCCTGGCCGTGGTCGGCGCGTACGTGCTCGCGGGCGAGCTCAAGCGGGCCGGCGGCGATCACCGCGTGGCCTTCGCGCAGTACGAGGAGCAGATGCGCGGATACGCCAAGATCGCCAAGAACGGCAACGCGGGCCCCTTCCTCGCCCCCCGCACCCCGAGAGGGATCCGGATGCGGAACTGGATCTTCAAGTACAACTTCCTGTTCGGTTGGATGATGAAGATGACCGACAAGTTCGCGAACGACATCGCGCTGAAGGAGTACTGA
- a CDS encoding BTAD domain-containing putative transcriptional regulator, which produces MQFGILGPLLVRSPDGEPLAIGGPRPRALLALLLLDAGRMVSVERLIDGQYGDRPPAEAANAIQAQISRLRRSLPAGLIEFHGTGYRLAVSPDDVDAHRFERLSREARRLLAAGRSQGAASSLREALELWRGPALADVADAPFAGPQALRLEELRLSATEDLMEAELGLPEGSPVAALQDLVAAHPLRERPRGLLMRALEAAGRPSEALAVFDETRRLLADELGTDPSPELAALHLAILRAERHQVRRVAPPAQLNRLVGREEELARLTALRGVRLVTLVGPGGIGKTRLAIEAATHLLHPLPTATAEHPETAAADRGAVQRAREACFVDLSLVEGTGQVAGAVLVALGLRDSALRGLPDPTERLLAALAEQDLLLILDNCEHVLAEVATLARRLLAAAPDLMIMATSREPLGITGEHLVPLAPLPTDPAVTLFAERAAAVRQGFAVGPGNLDAVLRICAALDCLPLAIELAAARMRTFGVEEIATRLAEHDRFRLLSRGDRTAPTRHQTLHAIVEWSWSLLDAEEQALARQFSVFAGGASLEAVERVCGADSADLLADLVDKSLVETDGERYHMLDTIRLFCAERLAEADEEDRLRAAHAAWFLEFARRADGHLYSAEQLRWLALLSADNANLQAALRWSVEHDPPQGARLVAALAMYWWLSGRRGQATGHAARLLDAIGPELGEEYLLVVLHAVPDADSPHWKQARTVVGSLGRPMRSRFGPALWGMLAGPPAPGEATAIHVIGSDPWSKALERLSGALLELLSGGVTGAERGLESMLAEFGALGERWGRTQGLDWLGLIASWRGEWGRAMGLWQEAVGLLEELGAMEELVDVLHRRAEAHWRAGDARAARADCERAGDLARRLGRPEQTAWVSLRLGEMARLEGDLAGASRHLEAAFAASETGLFQAHGARSHVLTALGRLAEATGDAPEAARRHAEALAMTLKSPLAIDLADAAEGLAGQCLLDGAAPPAGRHPDAAEDPAGRHPDAAEDPAGGHLDGAAVGSGPAVRAAERAAVRAAVLLGVGVALRGMAVAGDRDVARIAAAATEVLGPAGFAAAYSKGASMSRHDALATLIATASPEH; this is translated from the coding sequence GTGCAATTCGGCATCCTGGGCCCGCTCCTGGTGCGCTCCCCCGATGGCGAGCCCCTGGCGATCGGCGGTCCGCGCCCACGTGCCCTGCTCGCGCTGCTGCTGCTCGACGCCGGGCGGATGGTGAGCGTCGAACGGCTCATCGACGGCCAGTACGGCGACCGGCCGCCCGCGGAGGCCGCCAACGCCATCCAGGCGCAGATCTCCCGGCTCAGGCGGAGCCTGCCGGCCGGCCTGATCGAGTTCCACGGGACGGGATACCGGCTGGCGGTCTCGCCGGACGACGTGGACGCGCACCGGTTCGAGCGGCTGTCCCGCGAGGCACGCAGGCTGCTGGCGGCCGGTCGTTCCCAGGGAGCCGCCTCCTCGCTGCGGGAGGCCCTGGAGCTGTGGCGGGGGCCGGCGCTCGCGGACGTGGCCGACGCGCCGTTCGCGGGGCCGCAGGCGCTCCGGCTGGAGGAGCTGCGGCTCTCGGCCACGGAGGACCTGATGGAGGCCGAGCTGGGTCTGCCCGAGGGCAGCCCGGTGGCCGCGCTGCAGGACCTGGTGGCCGCCCATCCGCTGCGCGAGCGGCCACGCGGGCTGCTGATGCGCGCGCTGGAGGCGGCGGGGCGGCCGTCGGAGGCGCTGGCGGTCTTCGACGAGACGCGCCGCCTGCTCGCCGACGAGCTCGGCACCGACCCCTCGCCCGAGCTGGCGGCCCTGCACCTGGCGATCCTGCGCGCCGAACGGCACCAGGTCCGGCGGGTCGCGCCGCCGGCCCAGCTGAACCGGCTCGTCGGTCGGGAGGAGGAGCTCGCGCGGCTGACCGCCCTGCGCGGCGTCCGCCTGGTGACGCTCGTCGGGCCCGGCGGCATCGGCAAGACCCGCCTGGCCATCGAAGCCGCCACCCACCTCCTCCACCCCCTGCCGACCGCCACCGCCGAACACCCGGAGACGGCCGCCGCCGACAGGGGCGCGGTGCAGCGCGCCCGGGAGGCGTGCTTCGTGGACCTGTCGCTGGTGGAGGGGACCGGGCAGGTGGCCGGGGCGGTGCTGGTGGCGCTCGGGTTGCGCGACTCGGCGCTGCGCGGCCTCCCCGACCCCACCGAACGCCTGCTGGCGGCGCTGGCCGAGCAGGACCTCCTCCTCATCCTGGACAACTGCGAGCACGTGCTCGCCGAGGTCGCCACGCTGGCCCGCCGCCTCCTCGCCGCCGCCCCCGACCTGATGATCATGGCCACGAGCAGGGAGCCGCTGGGCATCACCGGCGAGCACCTGGTCCCGCTGGCACCCCTGCCCACCGACCCGGCCGTCACGCTGTTCGCCGAACGGGCGGCGGCCGTCCGGCAGGGGTTCGCGGTCGGGCCCGGCAACCTGGACGCCGTCCTGCGGATCTGCGCGGCGCTGGACTGCCTGCCGCTGGCCATCGAGCTGGCGGCGGCCCGGATGCGCACGTTCGGCGTGGAGGAGATCGCCACCCGGCTGGCCGAGCACGACAGGTTCCGGCTGCTGTCGCGCGGCGACCGTACCGCCCCCACCCGCCACCAGACGCTGCACGCCATCGTGGAGTGGAGCTGGAGCCTGCTCGACGCCGAGGAGCAGGCGCTGGCCAGGCAGTTCTCCGTGTTCGCCGGGGGCGCGAGCCTGGAGGCGGTGGAACGGGTGTGCGGCGCGGACAGCGCCGACCTGCTGGCCGACCTGGTGGACAAGTCGCTGGTCGAGACCGACGGCGAGCGTTACCACATGCTCGACACCATCCGCCTGTTCTGCGCGGAGCGGCTGGCGGAGGCGGACGAGGAGGACCGGCTGAGAGCGGCCCACGCCGCCTGGTTCCTGGAGTTCGCGCGCCGCGCCGACGGCCACCTCTACAGCGCCGAGCAGCTCCGGTGGCTGGCCCTGCTCTCGGCCGACAACGCGAACCTGCAGGCGGCGCTGCGGTGGAGCGTCGAGCACGACCCGCCGCAGGGGGCGCGGCTGGTGGCGGCGCTGGCCATGTACTGGTGGCTCAGCGGGCGGCGGGGCCAGGCGACCGGGCATGCCGCGCGGCTCCTCGACGCGATCGGCCCCGAGCTGGGGGAGGAGTACCTGCTGGTGGTGCTGCACGCCGTACCCGACGCCGACTCCCCCCACTGGAAGCAGGCCCGGACGGTCGTCGGCTCGCTGGGCCGGCCGATGCGGTCCAGGTTCGGCCCGGCCCTGTGGGGCATGCTCGCGGGGCCGCCCGCGCCCGGGGAGGCGACCGCCATCCACGTGATCGGGTCCGACCCGTGGAGCAAGGCGCTCGAACGGCTCAGCGGCGCGCTGCTGGAGCTGCTGAGCGGCGGCGTTACCGGCGCGGAGCGGGGCCTGGAGTCGATGCTCGCGGAGTTCGGCGCCTTGGGCGAGCGCTGGGGCAGGACGCAGGGGCTCGACTGGCTCGGGCTGATCGCGAGCTGGCGCGGCGAGTGGGGGCGGGCCATGGGGCTGTGGCAGGAGGCGGTCGGCCTGCTCGAAGAGCTCGGGGCGATGGAGGAGCTGGTGGACGTGCTGCACCGGCGCGCCGAGGCGCACTGGCGGGCCGGGGACGCCCGAGCCGCCCGCGCCGACTGCGAGCGGGCCGGGGATCTGGCGCGCCGGCTCGGGCGGCCGGAGCAGACGGCGTGGGTGAGCCTGCGGCTGGGCGAGATGGCCCGCCTGGAGGGTGACCTGGCGGGGGCCTCCCGCCACCTGGAGGCCGCGTTCGCCGCCTCCGAGACCGGCCTGTTCCAGGCCCACGGGGCCAGGTCGCACGTGCTGACGGCGCTCGGCCGCCTGGCCGAGGCGACCGGCGACGCCCCCGAGGCCGCGCGCCGGCACGCGGAGGCGCTGGCCATGACGCTGAAGTCGCCGCTGGCCATCGACCTCGCCGACGCCGCGGAAGGCCTGGCGGGCCAGTGCCTGCTGGACGGCGCGGCACCCCCGGCGGGCCGGCACCCGGACGCCGCGGAAGATCCGGCGGGCCGGCACCCGGACGCCGCGGAAGATCCGGCGGGCGGGCATCTTGACGGCGCGGCGGTGGGCAGTGGGCCGGCGGTGCGGGCGGCGGAGCGGGCGGCGGTGCGGGCGGCGGTGCTGCTGGGGGTGGGGGTGGCGCTGCGCGGCATGGCCGTGGCCGGGGATCGGGACGTCGCCAGGATCGCCGCCGCCGCCACGGAGGTCCTCGGGCCCGCGGGATTCGCGGCCGCGTACTCCAAGGGGGCGTCGATGAGCAGGCACGACGCGCTCGCCACCCTGATCGCGACCGCGAGCCCAGAGCACTGA